One segment of Akkermansiaceae bacterium DNA contains the following:
- a CDS encoding right-handed parallel beta-helix repeat-containing protein has protein sequence MTGKIVTMMCGFIAASSFTHGMEIHVHPGGNDANAGTAAKPLATLAAARDKARASVGKEPVTVHIADGIYYLPETLVFIPADSGSAANPVIYKAENEGGAVLSGGSSLDLQWQAYKDGIFQATTPKGLDIDQLFINGKSQRMARYPNYDASKKAVAYQGYAADAFSKQRAAGWSDPTGGYIHAMHRARWGGYHYRITGKDAKGDVTYEGGWQNNRQMGMHKEFRMVENIFEELDAPGEWFHNAKTSTIYFNPEAGTDISKATVEVVRLRHLVEFQGSENAAVKHIVFQGFKVRHAARTFMDCKEQLLRSDWAIYRGGAFMLTGTEDVRILDCEFDQLGGNAIFVNNYNRRTLVKGCHIHDAGASGVCFVGDPNAVRNPLFEYDQKNDLSKIDRTPGPKTKNYPSHGIVEDCLIHGIGRVERQPAGVQIEMAAEITVRDCSIYDTARAGINIGDGAWGGHLIERCDVFDTVLETHDHGSFNSWGRDRYWRSDVKPTQEAVDADPTLPFLDAVKTTTIRDSRWRCDHGWDIDLDDGSSNYDLYNNLMLNTGLKLREGFRRHAWNNVAPFGSLHPHVWYHGSKDQVYANIFATGHRPARMSRPYVDGTMVDRNFFIHDHEKTIKSSAKLGWDKNSIGGDPMFINPTKGDFRVKEDSPALKTGFKNFPMDQFGVKKSSLKAIARTPEIPVLAAKKSKGHGTKPPVAKAPMKSYWLGAKLQELKGGEYSAFGVSKEDGGIALVEVPEDSEARHLGFEENDLIQGVNQHKVTNLRQWFAALAKVGPDALKVKTVRNQKSEVMPVSGNSYMAVETSDTANGFKNLTLPSSTGHQITTNQKTGNEPASMLTDGKLAKNYGTVFANGIKNGAYRMDLGSAKPVVAITGWSYKMGNRGVQKVTFYGSNCTTDPGWNLDDRSRFQPLGSIDTSGVVSKSFTAASLRAAQGKSLGTFRWVVWSVAPVSSVGGGENTAFQELAVELVSDKKSSALPVQKARVSAQASVFPGEKSEGKECARGSQDPMSVVDGITENATRSMSKSEATKEVNPYAVTANKVTLAKPATLKIDPAGITVLSPNLGKLSAGIRPEVRNYMVLWCSATPGDSRVEWTVDAPADGVYGVIASVEGKGSSLTVSGNGQIQKGSVTATGWHRLELGNLPLVAGENKILLEIDASKNKFGKRSQGLLLSAIELAQPAVREAIRKEALAMRKQPDWFKDAGYGLMFQWTNRATPPKGPTKDWESKVNDFDLDGFIKLVDDSGAAYVIWSMTWGNQYISAPVKSLDAIIAGRTTKRDLLGEMTNRLHEKGIKVIFYYHYGYECYHSQDTDWLKAAGGQDADKTRLYKNVMSILSEVGTRYGEKLDGWWFDGGARYLNCHFDGTSGADGILTAPFKEITAAARAGNSKRMVAYNSWIKPLITDYQDYYGGEGKKSFNPTQLTEGVFNTGLQQGLQAHGCFILEKRWGHIDLNTPIPKPKFNLEQLMEFVTRAKHGRYPVSINLEMYEDGSVSPASYALLKELKAASHRIPGK, from the coding sequence ATGACAGGCAAGATAGTGACGATGATGTGCGGCTTCATAGCTGCTTCAAGTTTTACCCACGGCATGGAGATTCATGTGCATCCGGGGGGAAACGATGCCAATGCCGGGACTGCGGCGAAGCCGTTAGCCACGCTTGCTGCGGCGCGCGACAAGGCCCGGGCATCCGTGGGCAAGGAGCCGGTCACCGTGCACATCGCGGATGGGATTTATTATTTGCCGGAAACCCTGGTGTTTATTCCAGCGGATTCAGGTAGCGCTGCGAACCCTGTTATTTACAAGGCAGAAAATGAAGGTGGTGCTGTCTTGAGCGGCGGCTCGAGCTTAGACCTCCAGTGGCAGGCATACAAGGACGGCATTTTTCAAGCAACAACGCCAAAAGGTCTGGATATCGACCAGCTTTTTATCAATGGCAAGAGCCAGCGCATGGCACGTTACCCGAACTACGATGCCAGTAAGAAAGCAGTGGCCTATCAGGGGTATGCTGCAGACGCTTTTTCCAAACAGCGCGCAGCAGGCTGGTCTGATCCCACTGGCGGCTACATTCACGCGATGCATCGCGCACGCTGGGGCGGATATCATTACCGGATCACGGGTAAAGATGCCAAAGGCGATGTGACCTACGAGGGGGGCTGGCAAAATAACCGCCAAATGGGTATGCACAAGGAATTCCGTATGGTGGAAAATATTTTCGAGGAACTCGATGCCCCCGGAGAGTGGTTTCATAACGCAAAGACCTCGACGATTTACTTCAATCCTGAGGCTGGGACCGATATTTCAAAAGCGACCGTTGAAGTGGTGCGGCTGAGACATTTGGTCGAGTTCCAGGGCTCGGAAAACGCAGCGGTCAAACATATCGTGTTCCAGGGGTTCAAGGTTCGCCACGCAGCACGCACCTTCATGGATTGCAAAGAGCAGTTGCTGCGCTCGGATTGGGCCATTTATCGAGGCGGCGCATTCATGTTGACTGGGACGGAAGACGTTCGCATTCTCGACTGTGAGTTTGATCAGCTCGGGGGCAATGCTATTTTTGTCAACAACTACAACCGCCGCACCTTGGTTAAAGGATGCCATATTCACGATGCGGGAGCCAGTGGTGTCTGCTTTGTCGGCGACCCGAATGCGGTACGTAATCCGCTTTTTGAGTATGACCAGAAAAACGACCTTTCGAAAATCGACCGCACACCTGGCCCGAAAACCAAGAACTATCCGTCTCACGGGATCGTTGAAGATTGTCTGATTCATGGAATTGGCCGGGTAGAGCGCCAGCCGGCGGGCGTTCAGATAGAAATGGCTGCGGAAATTACCGTGCGTGACTGCTCGATCTACGACACAGCCCGAGCTGGTATCAACATCGGTGACGGTGCCTGGGGTGGCCACCTAATCGAGCGCTGCGATGTGTTTGATACCGTCTTGGAAACCCACGACCACGGCTCATTTAACTCATGGGGGCGTGATCGCTATTGGCGTAGCGATGTCAAGCCTACCCAGGAAGCGGTAGATGCCGATCCAACACTTCCGTTCCTCGATGCGGTCAAGACCACGACGATCCGCGACAGCCGCTGGCGTTGTGATCACGGCTGGGACATCGACCTGGATGACGGGTCGAGTAACTACGATCTCTACAACAACCTGATGCTGAATACCGGTCTAAAACTGCGTGAGGGGTTTCGTCGTCATGCATGGAATAACGTCGCTCCTTTCGGCAGTCTGCATCCGCATGTCTGGTATCATGGCAGCAAAGATCAGGTTTACGCGAATATCTTTGCCACCGGCCACCGGCCAGCCCGCATGTCGAGACCCTACGTCGATGGCACGATGGTGGATCGGAATTTTTTCATCCATGACCATGAGAAGACCATCAAGTCGTCTGCAAAGCTGGGTTGGGATAAAAACTCGATTGGTGGCGACCCGATGTTTATCAACCCCACCAAGGGTGACTTTCGCGTGAAAGAAGACTCGCCCGCGTTGAAAACGGGATTCAAGAATTTTCCGATGGATCAGTTTGGCGTGAAAAAGTCTTCGCTCAAAGCGATTGCCAGAACGCCGGAAATTCCGGTGCTTGCAGCGAAAAAAAGTAAGGGCCACGGAACGAAACCACCTGTTGCTAAAGCTCCCATGAAATCCTATTGGCTCGGAGCCAAACTCCAAGAATTGAAGGGGGGCGAGTATTCGGCTTTCGGTGTGTCAAAAGAAGACGGAGGCATCGCTCTGGTAGAGGTGCCGGAAGACTCCGAAGCGAGACATCTAGGCTTTGAGGAAAATGATCTGATTCAGGGAGTAAACCAACACAAGGTGACAAATTTACGTCAATGGTTTGCTGCTCTGGCGAAGGTAGGACCAGACGCATTGAAGGTGAAAACCGTTCGAAATCAAAAAAGTGAAGTGATGCCTGTCTCAGGGAATTCCTACATGGCGGTGGAAACTTCCGATACAGCGAATGGGTTCAAAAACCTCACACTGCCCTCATCGACAGGCCATCAAATTACGACTAACCAAAAGACAGGCAACGAACCTGCTTCGATGTTAACAGACGGGAAATTGGCTAAGAATTATGGAACGGTTTTTGCCAACGGTATTAAAAACGGAGCTTATAGGATGGACCTTGGCTCAGCCAAGCCTGTGGTGGCGATCACTGGCTGGTCGTATAAAATGGGCAATCGCGGTGTGCAAAAAGTGACTTTCTATGGGAGTAACTGCACCACCGATCCAGGCTGGAACCTGGACGACCGCTCACGTTTCCAACCACTCGGCAGCATTGACACCTCGGGTGTTGTTTCCAAGTCGTTTACTGCGGCCTCACTTCGCGCCGCCCAAGGTAAATCACTCGGCACGTTCCGATGGGTTGTATGGAGTGTTGCACCTGTTAGTTCAGTCGGCGGCGGCGAGAACACCGCTTTTCAGGAGCTTGCTGTTGAGCTTGTTAGTGATAAGAAGAGCTCCGCCTTGCCTGTCCAGAAAGCGCGTGTATCGGCTCAAGCAAGTGTGTTCCCCGGAGAAAAATCCGAAGGCAAAGAATGTGCCCGCGGTTCGCAAGACCCGATGTCCGTGGTTGATGGCATAACGGAGAATGCCACAAGAAGCATGTCTAAATCAGAGGCGACAAAGGAGGTCAACCCATACGCGGTTACCGCTAACAAGGTGACTCTGGCCAAACCCGCCACGTTGAAAATCGATCCCGCAGGGATCACGGTGTTGTCGCCCAATCTCGGAAAGCTCAGTGCTGGAATCCGGCCGGAGGTGAGGAATTACATGGTTTTGTGGTGCTCGGCAACGCCGGGGGATAGTCGAGTGGAATGGACGGTGGACGCTCCTGCTGACGGCGTGTATGGAGTGATTGCCTCGGTTGAAGGAAAAGGTTCGAGCTTAACGGTTAGTGGCAACGGTCAGATACAGAAGGGAAGTGTGACGGCAACAGGGTGGCACCGTCTCGAACTCGGTAATCTTCCGCTCGTCGCCGGGGAAAACAAAATCCTGCTGGAGATTGACGCATCTAAAAATAAATTCGGGAAGCGCAGTCAAGGACTTTTGTTGAGTGCGATTGAACTGGCGCAACCAGCGGTCAGGGAGGCCATTCGCAAGGAGGCACTGGCGATGAGGAAGCAGCCTGACTGGTTCAAGGACGCTGGCTATGGCCTGATGTTCCAATGGACCAACCGCGCCACGCCGCCGAAGGGACCGACCAAGGACTGGGAGTCGAAGGTCAATGACTTTGACCTCGATGGCTTTATCAAACTCGTTGATGACTCTGGAGCGGCTTATGTGATCTGGTCGATGACCTGGGGGAACCAGTATATTTCTGCACCAGTCAAGTCGTTGGATGCCATCATTGCCGGACGCACCACCAAGCGGGACTTACTCGGGGAAATGACAAACCGTCTCCATGAAAAAGGCATCAAGGTGATTTTCTATTACCATTACGGCTATGAATGTTATCACTCGCAGGATACCGATTGGCTCAAAGCTGCCGGTGGACAGGATGCGGATAAGACCAGACTCTATAAGAACGTGATGAGTATCCTTTCTGAGGTAGGAACACGTTATGGCGAAAAACTCGACGGCTGGTGGTTTGATGGCGGTGCCAGATACCTGAACTGTCATTTCGATGGAACCTCGGGGGCGGATGGAATTCTAACGGCTCCATTCAAAGAGATTACCGCCGCAGCCAGAGCGGGGAATTCCAAACGGATGGTAGCTTACAATTCCTGGATCAAACCTCTCATTACCGACTACCAGGATTATTACGGCGGTGAGGGCAAAAAAAGTTTTAATCCAACCCAACTAACGGAGGGTGTTTTTAACACAGGGCTTCAGCAAGGACTGCAGGCCCATGGTTGTTTTATCCTGGAAAAAAGATGGGGGCACATCGATCTCAATACACCGATCCCCAAACCCAAATTCAACTTGGAGCAGCTCATGGAGTTTGTGACCAGAGCTAAGCACGGGCGCTATCCGGTCTCAATCAATTTGGAGATGTATGAGGATGGCTCCGTGTCGCCGGCATCCTATGCCTTATTGAAAGAGCTAAAAGCGGCCAGCCACCGGATTCCCGGCAAATAA
- a CDS encoding response regulator transcription factor: MNGPINIMLIEDNPAYRKVISRTLGCETDITLGSQFGTAEIALRFLQRARPHETPALVLLDLNLPGMSGLDALPWIQEYAPKAKVIILTQSNQEADIITAITLGADGYLLKSNTLDQLTHGIHNVMNGGASLDPTVAKFLVATLQKNTPTTIGKNPLSQREMEVLLLISQGLQKKEIGDRLDISHRTVAAHVEKIYEKLKVKNAPSAVNKAHQLGIFPPDRQT, translated from the coding sequence ATGAACGGTCCCATCAATATCATGTTGATCGAAGACAACCCTGCTTACCGCAAGGTGATCAGCCGAACGCTCGGCTGTGAGACCGACATCACGCTAGGCAGCCAATTCGGCACGGCGGAAATTGCATTGCGCTTCCTCCAGAGGGCCAGGCCCCATGAGACCCCCGCACTCGTTCTACTCGATTTGAACCTCCCCGGCATGAGCGGTCTGGATGCCCTGCCGTGGATCCAGGAATATGCGCCGAAAGCAAAAGTCATCATCCTCACCCAATCCAATCAGGAGGCTGATATCATCACGGCGATTACGCTGGGTGCGGACGGCTACCTACTTAAAAGCAACACCCTGGATCAACTTACGCATGGAATCCACAACGTGATGAATGGCGGGGCATCGCTCGACCCCACTGTCGCCAAATTTCTTGTGGCCACCTTACAAAAGAACACACCGACAACGATTGGGAAAAACCCACTCAGTCAAAGAGAAATGGAAGTGCTGCTCCTGATCAGCCAAGGGCTGCAGAAAAAGGAAATAGGAGATCGACTCGATATCAGCCACCGGACGGTTGCGGCCCACGTCGAAAAAATATATGAGAAACTCAAGGTGAAGAATGCACCCTCAGCGGTGAACAAGGCTCATCAACTCGGGATTTTCCCACCCGATCGTCAGACTTGA
- a CDS encoding arylsulfatase yields the protein MKKRNLPPSILTYALAVFLPLSSFGGEQPNIVFILCDDLGYGDIQALNPEHGKIKTPSVDKLAAQGMVFKDAHSGSAVCTPTRYGLMTGRYSWRTTLQRGVVQGFKPNLIAEGRPTVAGFLKAQGYHTGIIGKWHLNFQYTDAATGAVLQRKGGKSLAPVGSKIPDGPIARGFDYFHGFHHAGDMKGVIENDTVIAHEEEVNMLPRITRKAVEYIETRASQKETPFFLYVPFGSPHMPIVPSPEWVGKSGLGLYGDFVMQTDDGVGQIMAALDKHGLAANTLVIFSSDNGCSKAADIPSLKKQGHRVSAGFRGSKADLWDGGHRVPFIVRWPEHVAAGSTSDQLICLTDFFATAADITGMALPANSAEDSVSFLPALSGKPIVSTRAGVIHHSISGHFAYRQGKWKLLLARGSAGWTGPKENQLPEDAPKAQLYDMEKDPGETKNLYETNPEVAARLLAQLEADVFSGRSTKGVQGEKSRNDIDEIRLWKNEKGNQKGKVKKGKRNGNK from the coding sequence ATGAAAAAGCGAAACCTCCCCCCCAGCATCTTGACATACGCCCTGGCTGTGTTTCTTCCCCTGTCATCGTTTGGCGGTGAGCAACCCAACATCGTGTTCATCCTGTGTGATGATCTCGGTTACGGGGATATTCAGGCGCTCAATCCCGAGCATGGCAAAATCAAAACCCCCTCGGTCGACAAGCTGGCTGCGCAAGGGATGGTTTTCAAGGATGCGCACTCCGGCTCCGCGGTTTGCACGCCTACGCGTTACGGGTTGATGACCGGGCGTTACAGCTGGAGGACAACGCTCCAGCGCGGTGTCGTGCAGGGCTTTAAGCCGAATCTTATCGCTGAGGGCCGCCCAACGGTGGCGGGTTTCCTCAAAGCACAGGGATACCACACGGGTATCATTGGCAAATGGCATCTGAACTTCCAGTATACCGATGCGGCCACTGGCGCAGTGCTGCAACGCAAAGGAGGCAAGTCGCTCGCTCCGGTTGGCAGTAAGATTCCGGATGGCCCGATTGCCCGTGGTTTTGATTATTTCCACGGCTTCCACCATGCCGGTGACATGAAGGGGGTGATCGAGAACGATACCGTGATCGCGCACGAGGAGGAAGTTAACATGCTGCCACGGATTACCCGTAAAGCGGTTGAGTACATCGAAACACGGGCGAGCCAAAAGGAGACACCGTTTTTCCTCTATGTGCCTTTCGGCTCACCGCATATGCCGATTGTGCCTTCACCTGAATGGGTCGGTAAAAGCGGTCTCGGGCTCTACGGCGATTTCGTGATGCAAACCGATGATGGTGTCGGGCAGATCATGGCGGCATTGGACAAACATGGTTTGGCGGCAAATACCCTGGTCATTTTTAGCAGCGACAACGGCTGTTCCAAAGCAGCGGATATACCCAGTCTGAAGAAACAAGGGCATCGGGTGAGCGCTGGTTTTCGTGGTTCGAAGGCGGACTTGTGGGATGGTGGGCACCGCGTGCCTTTCATCGTACGTTGGCCTGAGCATGTCGCAGCCGGCTCGACCAGCGACCAGTTGATTTGCCTAACAGATTTCTTTGCCACGGCTGCCGATATCACCGGTATGGCATTGCCGGCAAACAGTGCGGAAGACAGCGTCAGTTTCCTGCCTGCCTTGTCTGGAAAACCGATAGTGTCGACCCGTGCAGGTGTCATTCACCACTCGATCTCAGGTCACTTTGCCTACCGCCAGGGAAAATGGAAACTGCTCCTGGCCAGAGGTTCAGCCGGGTGGACGGGACCCAAAGAAAACCAACTTCCCGAAGATGCTCCCAAGGCACAGCTCTATGACATGGAGAAGGATCCGGGGGAAACCAAGAATCTCTACGAGACGAACCCAGAAGTCGCGGCCCGCTTGTTAGCGCAGCTCGAAGCCGATGTGTTCAGCGGTCGAAGCACCAAAGGCGTCCAAGGTGAGAAATCCAGGAATGATATCGATGAGATCCGTCTCTGGAAGAATGAAAAAGGAAACCAAAAAGGAAAAGTGAAGAAGGGAAAAAGAAACGGCAACAAGTGA
- a CDS encoding sulfatase: MLSQRATWPSLLGLAVCLLVAQPVFAKNQPPNIIIFYVDDLGWQDVQLNDVDKPCPYETPNIIKLAASGMNFTQAYSPAPTCSPSRAAINCGQHPAKTRFTHVTLDDRKDARKTERLIAPYLEAQLDRHLLTSADALKANGYRTGHCGKWHAGLSSASYGFEVVNEDRGMHRGMPDRTKGFATAKDPKYPLSKEKYAPFSEKKPEGISYPYDEVTESAIKFMAESNDKPFFLDLCHWMVHWPVLTRNGELLEYYCDKFAQPFPPKPGDMSLPGQQNPYFAAMVTSVDWSLGRVVDFLKKTDDPRSPGKKLIETTYNFFSSDNGGAEKHGKEVISDNAPLKYGKTYAEDGGIRVPLVIAGPGIAAGSQFDGMINQLDFFPTFLSLTGAKIAAEDAAKLSGLDISPVLRGKSTQVLDNKGKEREYLFWHYPHKPIMTSAIRSGDFKLYKRYESGEYELYRLYQDGKRLDFEEVNELSKKPEFAAVVARLSKTLEAELVANHAELPYLNPNYEKNKKPAATLSEQSFKVSTRKAELAIKPDGPMIRQAYVIYCEAPSADKKKKRRGSKDAVTAEFIPGMRFPATVSEDGSSVSAVIPANIAGYCFMLVDANGFMQYTDVAAAK; the protein is encoded by the coding sequence ATGTTATCACAACGCGCCACATGGCCCTCCCTCCTTGGTCTGGCCGTTTGTCTGCTTGTCGCTCAGCCAGTCTTCGCTAAAAACCAGCCACCAAACATCATCATTTTTTATGTCGATGACCTCGGTTGGCAGGACGTGCAGCTTAATGACGTGGACAAGCCATGTCCTTACGAGACACCTAACATCATCAAGCTCGCCGCATCCGGAATGAATTTCACCCAGGCTTATTCACCGGCACCTACCTGTTCGCCATCACGTGCGGCGATTAATTGCGGACAGCACCCCGCTAAAACACGGTTCACCCATGTCACGCTGGACGACAGGAAAGATGCCAGGAAAACCGAGCGTCTGATTGCGCCTTACCTGGAGGCACAGCTGGATCGTCATTTGCTGACCAGTGCCGATGCTCTGAAGGCGAATGGCTACCGCACCGGGCACTGCGGTAAATGGCACGCCGGACTTTCATCGGCGAGTTATGGCTTTGAGGTTGTCAACGAGGACCGGGGAATGCACCGCGGCATGCCGGATCGCACCAAGGGTTTTGCGACCGCGAAAGATCCCAAGTATCCCCTCAGCAAGGAAAAGTATGCTCCATTCAGCGAGAAAAAGCCGGAGGGTATTTCCTATCCGTATGACGAGGTCACGGAATCCGCCATCAAGTTCATGGCGGAAAGCAACGACAAGCCGTTTTTCCTCGATCTCTGCCACTGGATGGTCCACTGGCCGGTGCTGACGCGTAATGGTGAGCTGCTTGAGTATTACTGCGATAAATTCGCACAGCCTTTCCCGCCGAAGCCGGGCGATATGAGCCTGCCGGGCCAGCAGAACCCCTACTTCGCCGCGATGGTGACCAGCGTCGACTGGAGCCTCGGACGCGTGGTCGATTTCCTGAAGAAAACCGATGACCCACGCAGCCCTGGTAAGAAGCTGATCGAAACGACCTATAATTTCTTTAGCTCCGACAACGGCGGTGCCGAGAAGCATGGTAAAGAAGTGATCTCGGACAATGCGCCGCTGAAATATGGCAAAACCTATGCCGAAGACGGCGGTATTCGGGTTCCTCTCGTGATCGCAGGTCCGGGCATTGCTGCCGGTAGCCAGTTTGACGGCATGATCAACCAGCTCGATTTCTTCCCGACATTCCTGTCATTGACCGGTGCCAAAATCGCCGCCGAGGACGCGGCAAAACTCAGTGGCCTGGACATCTCACCCGTATTACGCGGCAAGAGCACCCAGGTGCTTGATAACAAGGGCAAAGAGCGGGAATACCTTTTCTGGCACTACCCGCACAAACCGATCATGACATCCGCGATCCGTAGTGGAGACTTCAAGCTCTACAAACGTTACGAGTCCGGCGAATACGAGCTTTATCGCCTCTATCAGGACGGCAAACGGCTCGACTTCGAAGAGGTGAATGAGCTGTCCAAAAAACCGGAATTCGCCGCTGTGGTAGCACGTCTTAGCAAGACCCTCGAGGCCGAACTGGTCGCCAATCATGCGGAGCTTCCCTACCTGAACCCAAACTATGAAAAAAACAAAAAACCTGCTGCGACGCTTAGCGAGCAATCGTTCAAGGTATCAACGCGCAAGGCGGAACTCGCGATCAAACCGGACGGTCCGATGATTCGTCAAGCCTATGTGATTTACTGCGAGGCTCCATCAGCTGACAAAAAGAAAAAAAGGCGCGGTAGCAAAGATGCGGTCACGGCGGAGTTTATCCCCGGAATGCGCTTTCCCGCCACGGTGAGCGAAGATGGTTCCAGTGTGAGCGCGGTGATCCCAGCCAATATCGCTGGCTACTGTTTTATGCTGGTCGATGCAAATGGTTTCATGCAATACACCGATGTGGCAGCAGCAAAGTAG
- a CDS encoding prepilin-type N-terminal cleavage/methylation domain-containing protein, translating into MRKSNAVRCSSTGFTLVELLVVIAIIAALAALGFPALMSMRYKAGVTQTVANMRQVGIANENYAVENHHRVNGLGNQDMPEFGVEDKNHVWRVAAYSAATLAEARKRLVFDDVAAVIYPLHHPHLPKELSDKPDSTRWTVAVNEEFKIVDGKFPRMNQYDAANTIYCVSGFSKFNSAQVGDSAYLELPDAPRTGPYFTKDKQLPCLYLDGRVVLEKFPIDPAKVDPSLQQ; encoded by the coding sequence ATGAGAAAAAGTAATGCTGTTAGATGTTCGTCCACGGGGTTCACCCTCGTCGAGTTGCTGGTCGTCATCGCCATCATCGCGGCTCTTGCTGCCTTGGGTTTTCCTGCGCTTATGTCGATGCGCTACAAAGCAGGAGTTACGCAAACAGTCGCAAACATGCGGCAGGTAGGTATTGCCAACGAAAATTACGCCGTGGAAAACCATCATCGGGTGAATGGCTTGGGCAACCAGGACATGCCGGAATTTGGGGTCGAAGATAAAAATCATGTCTGGCGAGTCGCAGCCTACTCGGCCGCCACTCTTGCAGAAGCTAGAAAGCGGCTTGTATTCGACGATGTCGCAGCTGTCATTTATCCCCTTCACCATCCTCATCTCCCGAAGGAGCTGAGCGACAAGCCAGACAGCACCCGCTGGACAGTTGCTGTCAATGAAGAGTTTAAAATCGTAGATGGCAAATTCCCCCGGATGAATCAGTATGATGCAGCCAATACCATTTACTGCGTGTCTGGTTTCAGCAAATTTAATAGCGCCCAGGTCGGCGACTCTGCCTATCTGGAACTACCGGATGCGCCCAGAACGGGCCCTTATTTCACCAAGGATAAACAACTGCCTTGCCTCTATTTGGACGGCCGGGTGGTTCTGGAAAAATTCCCCATCGATCCCGCCAAGGTCGATCCGTCCCTGCAGCAATAG